In Campylobacter showae CSUNSWCD, one genomic interval encodes:
- a CDS encoding DUF3137 domain-containing protein, with translation MKDMQTFGRSVLVCEFYKNFSGQTIVASRTLNTKFIGKKEQMDDTLFNDEFRVFTDDKVEARYLLTPAFMKCLREFKIKFAGEMGVSVAFMDDKFYLFLNGAKNKFETTLFSPPPSLYDVKQIKKEISELLSIIDELNLRLEIFK, from the coding sequence ATGAAGGATATGCAGACATTTGGCAGATCGGTTTTAGTCTGCGAGTTTTACAAGAATTTTAGCGGGCAAACGATAGTCGCAAGCCGCACGCTAAATACTAAATTTATAGGCAAAAAAGAGCAGATGGACGATACTCTTTTTAACGATGAATTTAGAGTTTTTACAGACGACAAGGTCGAAGCAAGATATCTTTTGACGCCTGCGTTTATGAAGTGCTTGAGAGAGTTCAAGATAAAATTTGCAGGAGAGATGGGAGTGAGCGTGGCGTTTATGGATGATAAATTTTATCTATTTTTAAACGGAGCGAAAAACAAATTTGAGACGACGCTCTTTTCGCCGCCGCCGAGCCTTTATGACGTAAAGCAGATAAAAAAGGAAATTTCAGAACTTTTATCTATCATAGACGAGTTAAATTTACGCCTTGAGATTTTTAAGTGA
- a CDS encoding NAD(P)H-dependent oxidoreductase, producing the protein MKTLVVLSHPNFAASRLNKALANAAKSAGAQVRHLEGLYGTDALKIDVAAEQEAFLRTDRIVFLFPMMGFNVPSMLKAYIDYVLSRGFAYGDGAKIAGKQLQIAVSAGGGLGEYSKHGAIKFTLNEILLPLQCCANFCELVYGRIFASCGVEPGVPDSAIEAHAARFTKLLNDELEEHEYQI; encoded by the coding sequence ATGAAAACGCTAGTAGTTTTATCCCATCCAAATTTCGCCGCCTCTCGCCTAAACAAGGCGCTGGCAAACGCCGCTAAAAGCGCAGGCGCCCAGGTTCGCCACCTAGAGGGACTATATGGCACCGACGCCCTAAAAATCGATGTCGCGGCTGAACAAGAGGCGTTTTTGCGCACGGATCGCATCGTGTTTTTGTTTCCGATGATGGGCTTTAACGTGCCCTCCATGCTAAAGGCATACATCGACTACGTGCTTAGCCGCGGCTTTGCCTACGGCGATGGCGCGAAGATCGCGGGCAAACAGCTACAAATCGCCGTTAGCGCGGGTGGCGGACTGGGCGAATACTCCAAGCACGGCGCGATCAAATTTACCCTAAACGAGATTTTGCTGCCGCTTCAGTGCTGCGCGAACTTTTGCGAGCTCGTTTACGGACGGATTTTCGCTAGCTGCGGCGTGGAGCCGGGCGTGCCAGATAGCGCGATAGAGGCGCATGCAGCGAGATTTACGAAGCTCTTAAACGACGAGCTTGAAGAGCACGAATATCAAATTTAA
- a CDS encoding MqnA/MqnD/SBP family protein, whose product MIFGKIDYLNLLPFHVFLKRSRLSSQDKKIIEFKKGVPSKLNRDLRCRRIDAAVVSSIESRKKRYKKVSLGIVAKGDVKSVLVRKGTAARPDPASASSNALAEVLGLEGEVLIGDRALKAYLREGEETFFDLGRAWRERTGLPFVFGRFSCVKGRGAYERLAREFLRANIKIPNYILAKYAQTRGISADDIKWYLKFISYEIGAKEQKALRIFFKEVRKNGSTAKLLARDEK is encoded by the coding sequence ATGATTTTTGGCAAGATTGATTATCTAAATTTGCTTCCTTTTCACGTATTTTTAAAGCGCTCGCGCCTAAGCTCGCAGGATAAAAAAATCATCGAATTTAAAAAGGGCGTGCCAAGCAAACTAAACCGTGATCTGCGCTGCCGAAGGATCGACGCTGCCGTGGTCTCAAGCATCGAAAGCCGCAAAAAACGCTATAAAAAAGTGAGTCTGGGTATCGTCGCAAAAGGCGACGTCAAAAGCGTACTCGTGCGAAAGGGCACCGCCGCGCGTCCCGACCCCGCGTCTGCGAGCTCAAACGCGCTAGCCGAAGTGCTGGGGCTTGAGGGCGAGGTGCTCATCGGCGACCGCGCGCTAAAGGCGTATCTGCGGGAGGGCGAGGAGACGTTTTTTGATTTGGGGCGGGCGTGGCGCGAGCGGACGGGCTTGCCGTTTGTTTTCGGGCGATTTTCCTGCGTGAAGGGGCGCGGCGCGTATGAGCGGCTGGCGCGCGAGTTTTTGCGAGCAAATATCAAAATCCCAAACTACATCCTCGCCAAATACGCCCAAACCAGAGGCATCAGCGCGGACGATATCAAATGGTATCTCAAATTTATCAGCTACGAAATCGGCGCGAAAGAGCAAAAGGCGTTGCGGATATTTTTCAAAGAAGTGCGAAAAAACGGGAGCACGGCGAAGCTTTTGGCGCGAGACGAGAAGTAA
- a CDS encoding TorD/DmsD family molecular chaperone: MDNNLTKARAYFYEFLAYPLFFHVQDTKFNRWREQLAYLATSPVTPQSEAAFANLAKFDFEKFAREQNDVLFDFSYSNIPLNASFYEDGRDDGAARLRVIECLKLSPYRRDANVCKDSEDYVGFIFLATATFLRDEAAGAADISSKLFTDVTNKFIDEFIKFLSSHKNADFFASYAAILRDFIELERAVLGVEAPPAPVGDSAAVASMKKEPFQSKMPTAKTKLRWEEFSPVISQEFDD; the protein is encoded by the coding sequence ATGGATAATAACTTAACTAAAGCGCGCGCGTATTTTTACGAGTTTTTGGCCTATCCGCTGTTTTTTCACGTGCAAGATACCAAATTTAACCGCTGGCGCGAGCAGCTAGCCTACCTAGCGACTAGTCCAGTTACGCCCCAAAGCGAGGCCGCGTTTGCAAATTTGGCAAAATTCGACTTTGAGAAATTCGCTAGAGAGCAAAACGACGTGCTTTTTGACTTTTCTTACTCCAACATCCCGCTAAACGCCTCGTTTTACGAGGACGGGCGCGACGACGGCGCGGCTAGGCTGCGAGTGATCGAGTGCCTGAAGCTAAGCCCGTACCGCAGAGACGCGAATGTCTGCAAAGACAGCGAGGACTACGTCGGATTTATATTTTTAGCGACGGCGACTTTTTTGCGCGATGAAGCAGCCGGCGCTGCAGATATCAGCAGCAAGCTATTTACGGACGTTACGAATAAATTTATCGACGAATTTATCAAATTTTTATCCTCTCACAAAAACGCGGACTTTTTCGCCTCTTACGCAGCTATCTTGCGCGATTTTATCGAGCTTGAGCGCGCGGTGCTAGGCGTGGAGGCTCCTCCTGCGCCGGTCGGAGACAGCGCTGCGGTAGCCTCGATGAAAAAAGAACCGTTTCAAAGCAAGATGCCTACGGCCAAAACTAAACTCCGCTGGGAGGAGTTCTCGCCCGTCATCTCGCAAGAGTTCGACGACTGA